From Phalacrocorax carbo chromosome 8, bPhaCar2.1, whole genome shotgun sequence, a single genomic window includes:
- the PHYKPL gene encoding 5-phosphohydroxy-L-lysine phospho-lyase, translating to MRPAQRSRQETLALRRQLIGSSCKLFFSNDPVKIVKAKGQYMYDENGRRYLDCINNVAHVGHCHPDIVKAAHEQNQVLNTNSRYLHDNLVDYAERLSKTLPEKLCIFYFLNSGSEANDLALRLARQYTKHEDVIVLDHAYHGHLTSLIDISPYKFRNLEGQKEWVHVAPVPDTYRGLYREDHEDSVTAYANEVKNIIEQAHNRGRKIGAFIVESLPSVGGQIIPPAGYFQKVAEHVHKAGGVFIADEIQVGFGRVGKHFWAFQLQGEDFIPDIVTMGKPIGNGHPIACVATTKEIAEAFAATGVEYFNTFGGNPVSCAIGLAVLDVIEKEHLQAHATEVGNFLMKLLKEQKIKHPIIGDVRGSGLFIGVDLIKDQAERTPATAEAEYLVTRLKEEYILLSTDGPGRNVLKFKPPMCFSMEDAKLVVDTIDKLLTAMEKECLNEEKTSTCST from the exons ATGAGGCCGGCGCAGCGCTCCCGGCAGGAGACCCTGGCCCTGCGGCGGCAGCTCATCGG CTCTTCTTGcaagctgtttttttctaacGATCCGGTGAAGATCGTGAAGGCAAAAGGCCAGTATATGTATGATGAAAATGGAAGACGGTACCTTGACTGCATAAATAATGTTGCTCACG TTGGACACTGTCACCCTGATATAGTAAAAGCAGCCCATGAACAAAATCAGGTGTTGAATACAAATTCTCGTTATCTTCATGACAACTTGGTCGATTATGCAGAGAGACTTTCAAAAACACTACCTGAGAAGTTATGCATCTTTTACTTTTTGAATTCAGG ATCTGAAGCTAATGACCTTGCCCTAAGATTGGCACGACAATATACAAAACATGAAGATGTTATAGTTTTAGACCA TGCTTACCATGGACATCTGACATCCTTGATTGACATAAGCCCATATAAATTCAGAAATCTAGAAGGACAAAAGGAATGGGTCCACGTG GCTCCTGTTCCAGACACTTATCGAGGACTTTATAGAGAAGACCATGAAGATTCAGTAACAGCCTATGCTAATGAAGTGAAGAATATTATTGAGCAAGCACATAATAGAGGCAGAAAG ATTGGTGCATTTATTGTTGAATCTCTGCCAAGCGTGGGTGGTCAAATCATTCCACCAGCAGGCTACTTTCAGAAGGTTGCAGA GCACGTGCACAAGGCAGGAGGTGTATTTATTGCTGACGAAATTCAAGTTGGCTTTGGCAGGGTTGGCAAGCACTTTTGGGCATTCCAGCTTCAAGGAGAAGATTTTATACCTGATATTGTCACTATGGGGAAACCAATAGGAAATGGGCACCCTATTGCCTGTgtagcaacaacaaaagaaattgcagaaGCATTTGCAGCCACAGGAgtagaatattttaataca TTTGGAGGAAACCCTGTTTCATGTGCAATTGGATTAGCTGTGTTAGATGTGATTGAGAAGGAACACCTTCAGGCTCACGCCACTGAAGTAGGAAACTTCTTGATGAAGCTACTCAAGGAGCAGAAAATCAAGCATCCCATCATTGGTGATGTCAG gggTTCTGGCTTATTCATTGGAGTGGACTTAATCAAGGATCAAGCAGAAAGGACCCCAGCTACAGCAGAAGCAGAGTATCTGGTAACAAG ACTTAAGGAAGAATATATTCTACTGAGTACTGATGGGCCAGGAAGAAATGTGCTTAAATTCAAGCCTCCAATGTGCTTCAGTATGGAGGATGCAAAATTAGTTGTGGACACAATTGACAAACTACTAACAG CTATGGAAAAAGAATGTCTGAACGAAGAGAAAACATCCACTTGTTCTACCTGA